Proteins encoded within one genomic window of Brenneria nigrifluens DSM 30175 = ATCC 13028:
- a CDS encoding phage minor head protein — MITYSGLESLQTLLAKTPVRRRAPIRPIKPNDDAESYYRAQLREIIRQMAQAVDEALVPVLRRNYTADSYLIDILKEAIRQAAENFQGQIFQRQAERLSQRVVSRAESDSTEAFVEQINRAIGIDMTALMVNENLVDYVDASIESNVALIKSLSSDYFEDIQMQVYDGILRGDSLTTIVRNLQHVTGATYNRAHLIARDQTAKIQSDITSARQQNAGIDRFRWSTSQDVRVSGNPAGKYPYAKVSCFAISRMDTGLGAGVYLWSKGATYKGQTGLFPGRAHIGCRCHAIAQIKGLDY, encoded by the coding sequence GTGATTACCTATTCAGGATTGGAGAGCCTGCAAACACTACTGGCGAAAACACCAGTACGCCGACGGGCACCAATCCGCCCAATCAAACCGAATGATGACGCTGAGAGTTATTACCGCGCTCAGTTACGTGAAATCATTCGGCAAATGGCGCAGGCGGTCGATGAGGCACTGGTTCCGGTATTGCGCCGCAACTATACGGCCGATAGCTACCTCATTGACATTCTGAAAGAAGCCATACGCCAGGCGGCGGAAAACTTTCAGGGTCAGATCTTTCAACGTCAGGCAGAGCGGCTTTCTCAACGCGTTGTCAGTCGCGCTGAGTCCGACAGTACCGAAGCGTTTGTTGAACAGATTAACCGGGCTATTGGTATCGATATGACCGCACTGATGGTCAATGAAAACCTGGTTGATTATGTCGATGCGTCAATAGAGAGCAACGTCGCGCTGATTAAATCGCTGTCATCGGATTATTTTGAAGACATCCAGATGCAGGTGTATGACGGTATTCTGCGCGGCGATTCTCTCACTACAATAGTTCGTAACCTCCAGCATGTTACGGGCGCAACCTATAACCGTGCCCATCTGATAGCACGGGACCAAACAGCGAAAATCCAAAGCGACATCACCAGCGCGCGCCAGCAGAACGCAGGTATTGATCGCTTTCGCTGGTCAACGTCTCAGGATGTGCGGGTATCCGGCAACCCAGCAGGGAAATACCCCTACGCTAAAGTTTCGTGTTTTGCTATCTCCCGAATGGACACCGGACTCGGCGCTGGCGTTTACCTCTGGTCTAAAGGGGCGACCTACAAAGGCCAGACCGGACTATTCCCCGGTAGGGCTCACATCGGTTGCCGCTGCCATGCCATTGCTCAAATCAAAGGTCTCGACTACTAA